A DNA window from Pyrus communis chromosome 3, drPyrComm1.1, whole genome shotgun sequence contains the following coding sequences:
- the LOC137728310 gene encoding uncharacterized protein, which yields MAEGSSVQGEEVNSHAASSPSHLDVDVNPNQRLSSVLLNEFNYLPWERAVTLALGGRSKLGYVNGAIPAPNASSSGYNDWLCKDQLVMSWLLNSMDQKIAEIFSYAESSYNLWKNLKEMYGNQNNAARVFQLKKDIAGLQQEGNSFVHHLGKLTTMWNELNVYRPHTIDAAVLIKRAEEDKIFQLLASLSSEYEDLRSHVLMNPELPSFSSVCATIQREETRRKIMTVELKSNIPESRVYFSNHRASE from the coding sequence ATGGCTGAAGGGAGCTCCGTGCAAGGCGAAGAAGTAAACTCACATGCTGCGTCTTCCCCATCTCATCTAGACGTGGATGTTAATCCAAATCAACGTCTCAGTTCAGTCCTACTGAATGAGTTCAACTATCTCCCGTGGGAGAGGGCTGTCACACTTGCGTTAGGAGGACGATCGAAGCTGGGTTATGTTAATGGCGCGATCCCAGCGCCCAATGCATCCTCATCAGGTTACAATGATTGGCTGTGCAAGGACCAGCTGGTCATGTCATGGCTACTCAATTCTATGGATCAAAAAATTGCAGAAATCTTCAGTTATGCTGAATCTTCGTACAATCTCTGGAAAAATCTCAAAGAGATGTATGGGAATCAGAATAACGCAGCTCGAGTGTTTCAGCTAAAGAAGGATATTGCTGGTCTACAACAGGAAGGGAACTCATTTGTGCATCATCTTGGCAAGTTGACCACCATGTGGAACGAGTTGAATGTTTATCGGCCACACACCATTGACGCTGCCGTGCTGATCAAGAGAGCTGAAGAAGATAAAATCTTTCAGCTTCTAGCAAGTTTGAGCTCTGAATACGAAGATCTCAGGAGTCATGTCCTCATGAATCCTGAACTTCCTTCCTTCTCAAGTGTGTGTGCTACTATCCAAAGGGAAGAAACTCGCAGGAAAATCATGACTGTGGAATTAAAGTCAAATATACCAGAATCTAGGGTATATTTCTCAAACCACAGGGCTAGTGAATAG
- the LOC137729733 gene encoding amino acid transporter AVT3B-like: MGGDKEATSSSQRLRQPPPTENTPLIGDPKPLSSQSKTFANVFIAVVGAGVLGLPYSFKRTGWLMSLLTLLLVAFLTHHCMMLIVYTRRKLESSNGFTRIPSFGDLGFAVCGVWGRLLVDVLIILAQAGFCVGYLIFIGNTLAHLLNAPTASDLTPQILGLAPKSFYIWACFPFQLGLNSIATLTHLAPLSIFADVIDLGAMGVVMVEDVVVMLKKMPEVKAFGDLSLFFYGLGVAVYSFEGVGMVLPLESEAKDKDKFGKVLAWTMTFISLMYGSFGALGYFAFGDQTKDMITANYGAGLISTLVKLGLVVNLFFTLPIMMNPVYEIVERRFWGGRYCLWMRWMLVLAVILVALLVPNFADFMSLVGSGVCCALGFVVPTLFHLIVFKSEMGWGQWCSDVSILVLGVVLAVSGTWSALQEIFAAKV, from the coding sequence ATGGGTGGCGACAAGGAGGCAACCTCCTCGTCCCAGCGTCTCAGGCAGCCGCCCCCGACGGAGAACACGCCGCTGATCGGCGACCCCAAGCCGCTGTCGTCCCAATCCAAGACCTTCGCCAACGTCTTCATCGCCGTCGTCGGAGCCGGCGTTCTTGGCCTCCCGTATTCCTTCAAGCGCACCGGGTGGCTCATGAGTCTCCTCACGCTCCTCCTCGTTGCGTTCCTCACCCACCATTGCATGATGCTCATCGTTTATACCAGAAGAAAGCTCGAGTCTTCCAATGGGTTCACAAGGATCCCGTCTTTTGGGGATTTGGGTTTCGCCGTCTGCGGCGTTTGGGGGCGCTTGCTGGTGGATGTTCTGATCATTCTCGCTCAGGCCGGGTTCTGCGTCGGGTATCTCATTTTCATCGGTAATACTTTAGCACATTTGCTCAATGCACCCACAGCATCCGATTTGACACCCCAGATTTTGGGATTGGCACCCAAAAGCTTCTACATTTGGGCGTGTTTTCCCTTCCAATTGGGGTTGAATTCGATTGCAACACTGACCCATTTGGCCCCGTTGAGtatttttgctgatgtgattgATCTCGGAGCAATGGGGGTTGTGATGGTGGAGGATGTGGTGGTTATGTTGAAAAAAATGCCGGAAGTGAAGGCATTTGGAGACCTTTCTCTGTTCTTTTACGGGCTAGGCGTGGCAGTGTACTCCTTCGAAGGGGTTGGGATGGTTCTGCCATTGGAGTCGGAGGCGAAAGACAAGGACAAGTTTGGGAAGGTTCTGGCTTGGACAATGACATTCATTTCTCTGATGTATGGAAGCTTTGGAGCTCTTGGTTATTTTGCATTTGGGGACCAAACCAAGGATATGATCACGGCTAATTACGGTGCAGGATTGATTAGTACCCTGGTGAAGCTTGGCCTTGTGGTGAATCTGTTCTTCACATTGCCTATAATGATGAACCCGGTGTATGAGATTGTCGAAAGGCGGTTTTGGGGAGGGAGGTATTGCTTGTGGATGAGATGGATGCTGGTTTTGGCAGTGATCTTGGTGGCATTGTTGGTCCCCAATTTCGCGGATTTCATGTCGTTGGTGGGGAGTGGTGTGTGCTGTGCATTAGGGTTTGTGGTGCCGACTCTGTTTCATCTGATCGTGTTCAAGAGTGAGATGGGGTGGGGGCAATGGTGCTCTGATGTCAGCATTTTGGTGTTGGGAGTTGTTCTTGCGGTTTCAGGAACTTGGTCTGCTCTCCAGGAGATATTTGCTGCCAAAGTATAG
- the LOC137729138 gene encoding alpha-1,3-mannosyl-glycoprotein 2-beta-N-acetylglucosaminyltransferase-like gives MKKILCDFRFLLFLAAAAFIYIQMRLFATQSQYADRLADAIESENHCTSQLRTFIDQISLQQGQIVSLDEEKQRLEQECGQLKVLVQELERKGLGRLIDKNQVPVAAVVIMACNRADYLERTVKSVLKYQSSVASKFPLFVSQDGSHPAVKQKALSYDQLTYMQHLDYEPVHAERPGELIAYYKIARHYKWALDGLFYKHKFSRVIILEDDMEIAPDFFDYFEAAAALLDKDKSIMAVSSWNDNGQKQFVHDPKILYRSDFFPGLGWMLARSTWDELSPKWPKAYWDDWLRLQDNHKGRQFIRPEVCRTYNFGENGSSLGQFFKQYLEPIKLNDVPVDWKSMDLSYLMEDKYIKHFADIVKKAKPIRGSDLVLKARNIGGDVRIQYNDQPDFEYIAGQFGIFEEWKDGVPRTAYKGIVVFRYHIPQRIFLVGPDSLKQLGVNDS, from the exons atgaagaaaattctCTGCGATTTTCGGTTCCTCCTGTTTCTTGCAGCGGCGGCGTTCATCTATATTCAG ATGCGGCTTTTCGCTACGCAATCGCAGTACGCTGATCGCCTAGCGGATGCG ATAGAGTCAGAGAACCATTGTACATCTCAGTTGAGGACATTTATTGATCAAATAAGCTTGCAACAAGGACAAATTGTTTCCCTAGACG AAGAAAAGCAACGGCTAGAGCAAGAGTGTGGACAACTGAAGGTCCTAGTTCAAGAACTTGAAA GGAAAGGCCTAGGTCGGCTGATTGACAAAAACCAGGTGCCAGTGGCAGCAGTTGTAATTATGGCATGCAATCGTGCTGATTATCTGGAAAGGACTGTGAAGTCTGTTTTAAA aTATCAGAGTTCTGTTGCCTCAAAGTTTCCTCTATTTGTCTCCCAG GACGGATCACATCCAGCTGTCAAACAAAAGGCTTTGAGCTATGATCAGCTTACCTATATGCAA CATTTGGATTATGAACCAGTTCATGCTGAAAGACCTGGGGAGTTGATTGCATACTACAAAATTGCAC GTCATTACAAATGGGCATTGGATGGATTGTTCTACAAGCATAAGTTCAGCCGCGTAATCATACTTGAAG ATGATATGGAAATTGCTCCTGATTTTTTCGATTATTTTGAGGCTGCAGCAGCTCTTCTTGACAAGGATAA GTCTATCATGGCCGTTTCCTCGTGGAATGACAATGGGCAAAAGCAGTTTGTGCATGATCCTA AAATACTTTATAGATCAGATTTCTTTCCTGGTCTCGGGTGGATGCTGGCTAGATCTACATGGGATGAGCTATCACCGAAATGGCCAAAGG CTTACTGGGATGACTGGTTGAGGTTACAAGACAATCATAAAGGTCGACAATTTATTCGGCCAGAAGTGTGCAGAACATATAATTTTGGAGAAAAT GGTTCTAGTCTGGGACAGTTTTTCAAACAATATCTTGAGCCAATCAAGCTGAATGATGTCCCG GTTGACTGGAAATCAATGGATTTGAGCTACCTGATGGAG GACAAGTATATAAAACACTTTGCTGACATTGTGAAAAAAGCTAAACCTATCCGTGGATCTGATCTTGTACTAAAGGCACGCAACATTGGTGGTGATGTTCGCATACAGTACAACGACCAGCCAGACTTTGAATACATTGCTGGCCAGTTTGGTATTTTTGAAGAGTGGAag GATGGTGTACCACGGACAGCATATAAAGGAATAGTTGTTTTCCGGTACCATATCCCACAACGTATATTCCTTGTTGGTCCAGATTCTCTCAAGCAGCTCGGAGTTAATGATTCTTGA